A single genomic interval of Leptospira dzoumogneensis harbors:
- a CDS encoding YHYH protein, with product MLRLRSILLTAVAVLVWNCDSSGGTDLSSAAVLLSSSQCKPTTTTTMPTTLTSNTSCPTAISETADNLGFGGPTCVTSIPAEAPCWMKTNFHCVTVAIVGSNYVITTTDRPPHSSSYYTGAGDSPYYDSAMDSGFHTNPNHIIVQNITMTIPTTPTVTDCSQSNAGTDSVGITTLGVVIFNNQAAPGDSFSTEYYTMDPAQGHPQNTGKYHYHTEPYKITNNDDNLVGLMLDGFPIYGKKNQSGSYPTLDSTTHTTSCTPTEFPDGTYCYHVENNTGYNGYIIGSYFKGTPGSVD from the coding sequence ATGCTTCGTTTACGATCTATTCTGTTGACTGCTGTTGCGGTTCTTGTTTGGAATTGTGATAGCTCCGGAGGGACCGATCTTTCTTCCGCTGCGGTTTTATTGTCTTCTTCCCAATGTAAACCTACAACCACCACTACAATGCCTACAACTTTGACGTCCAATACGTCCTGTCCGACTGCGATCAGCGAGACAGCGGATAATCTAGGTTTTGGAGGTCCAACTTGCGTTACCAGTATCCCCGCAGAGGCTCCTTGTTGGATGAAGACAAACTTTCACTGTGTGACCGTAGCGATAGTCGGTTCTAATTATGTAATTACAACTACCGATAGGCCTCCTCATTCAAGTTCTTACTATACTGGAGCCGGGGATAGTCCTTACTATGATAGCGCTATGGATTCGGGCTTTCATACGAATCCAAATCATATCATTGTCCAAAATATTACAATGACCATTCCTACTACTCCTACTGTCACTGATTGTTCTCAGTCCAATGCAGGGACGGATTCCGTGGGAATTACAACATTGGGAGTTGTGATCTTTAATAACCAGGCAGCTCCCGGAGATTCTTTTTCCACTGAATATTACACAATGGATCCTGCCCAAGGTCACCCTCAGAATACCGGAAAATATCATTATCATACTGAACCTTATAAGATCACAAATAATGATGATAATCTGGTTGGGCTCATGTTGGACGGTTTCCCGATTTATGGAAAGAAGAACCAATCAGGCTCCTATCCTACATTGGATTCTACCACTCATACAACTTCTTGTACTCCAACGGAGTTTCCGGATGGAACATACTGTTATCACGTTGAAAACAATACCGGTTATAACGGATACATTATTGGAAGTTACTTCAAGGGAACTCCAGGTTCTGTAGACTAA
- a CDS encoding M20/M25/M40 family metallo-hydrolase: MNFSRSIFLGAILFLFQCVISPIKNTPMKEENRILSWDKREAEAVKILTDLIRIKSVRGNEKQAAEYIRSIFEKEGIKTKFISEPGHPDRVNLIAELEPNIPTSEKGLILGNHLDVVEADPKEWTEDPFAGVIKEGRIHGRGALDCKGLIAMQIVSFLELKRSTIPLKRKIMFLSMADEESGSERGARFLLKAHPELFKGYGYMLNEGSFGTKDVAIPGSIIFNIQYAEKGNLWLNVRAKGEQGHGSTPSQNYPGLRLLRFLTEVLEYDTDIRISEETQGFFYQLGSISSFPKSFILKNSNIPVLRRLLYGPIRASRQLSAITRNTKAVSGLKTEEGKGHNVLSSLAEAKLDVRLLPGFDPLEYLKEIQKVAEKYEVEVEPAATVPTDISTLDSILFQKLASVATRKIPGSVATPFISPGKTDNAYFRQIGMECYGLIPVLLNEKELTMLHGKNESISIENLKLGTQILFEILYQMN; this comes from the coding sequence ATGAATTTTTCCCGTTCCATATTCCTCGGTGCGATCTTATTCTTATTTCAATGTGTCATATCTCCCATTAAAAACACTCCTATGAAGGAAGAGAATCGTATCCTTTCTTGGGATAAAAGAGAAGCGGAAGCTGTTAAAATCCTAACAGATCTGATCCGGATCAAATCTGTAAGAGGAAACGAAAAACAAGCCGCAGAATATATCAGATCTATTTTCGAAAAAGAAGGTATTAAGACTAAATTTATCTCCGAGCCAGGGCATCCGGATAGAGTGAATCTGATCGCGGAACTGGAGCCAAATATTCCAACTTCTGAAAAAGGTTTAATTTTAGGAAATCATTTGGATGTGGTAGAAGCAGATCCTAAAGAATGGACGGAAGATCCTTTTGCAGGAGTAATCAAAGAAGGCAGGATCCATGGAAGAGGAGCCTTGGATTGTAAGGGCCTTATTGCAATGCAGATCGTTTCTTTTCTGGAACTCAAAAGATCCACTATTCCACTTAAAAGAAAAATAATGTTCTTAAGTATGGCCGACGAAGAATCCGGTAGTGAAAGAGGTGCCAGGTTCTTATTAAAAGCTCATCCGGAATTATTTAAAGGTTACGGATACATGTTGAACGAGGGAAGTTTCGGCACCAAGGATGTTGCCATTCCTGGAAGTATCATCTTCAATATCCAATATGCAGAAAAAGGAAATCTTTGGTTGAATGTACGAGCAAAAGGAGAGCAGGGACATGGAAGTACTCCCAGCCAAAATTATCCGGGCCTTAGGCTTTTGAGATTTTTAACGGAAGTTTTAGAATATGATACTGATATTCGTATCTCGGAAGAAACCCAAGGATTTTTCTACCAATTAGGAAGTATCAGCTCTTTTCCTAAATCATTTATATTAAAAAATTCAAATATTCCGGTTTTAAGAAGATTATTATACGGACCTATTCGAGCGAGCAGGCAACTAAGTGCTATTACCCGGAATACTAAAGCTGTTTCCGGCCTAAAGACGGAGGAAGGTAAAGGTCATAATGTACTTTCTTCCTTAGCGGAAGCAAAACTGGATGTGAGACTTCTTCCTGGGTTTGATCCTTTGGAATATTTGAAAGAGATCCAAAAGGTCGCAGAAAAATATGAAGTGGAAGTAGAGCCTGCGGCTACAGTGCCTACCGATATTTCTACACTAGATTCTATCTTATTCCAAAAACTTGCCTCGGTTGCGACTCGTAAAATTCCCGGAAGTGTTGCGACTCCGTTTATTTCTCCCGGCAAAACGGATAATGCTTACTTTCGTCAGATAGGCATGGAATGTTATGGGTTGATCCCTGTTCTACTGAACGAAAAAGAACTTACGATGCTTCATGGTAAGAATGAAAGTATTAGTATAGAAAATCTAAAATTGGGAACTCAGATCTTATTCGAGATATTATACCAAATGAACTGA
- a CDS encoding helix-turn-helix domain-containing protein — translation MENQTGGFPGSNLVMVPAIPIISFTICVFSAFLIFTKRPKYSFDSIYSIFIIFLAAPHLGHLLVHRFEWGPEFLDFTILFPYTYGPLLLLYIQNLTTEGRDFRKADLLHFIPFIILLFILFAKLFIIQTDDEFSPHDWHRPSRGFHPNGGLLVTSMLVYSVWTFLLLNRHRRNMVNHFSNIDSIKDLRWMFWSLVLFVLSTGVHILLEGLLLTDLPPESYQPRLVRGAAVLAFSVFFCWFGVRQTVVYTHRELHAFKERTLNEEEEVEEDRKKYEKSGLREDMIPEYLSKIRNYMESEKPYKDSEFSIDLLSENTDIPRFYITQILSETLETNFYNFVNEYRIKEIISALENVSEERPNFLRLALEYGFNSKSTFNTSFKKVTGKTPTQYLEEISKVGSA, via the coding sequence ATGGAGAACCAAACCGGGGGATTTCCCGGGTCAAATTTAGTCATGGTCCCTGCGATCCCGATCATCTCATTTACGATCTGCGTTTTTTCCGCATTTCTGATCTTTACTAAAAGACCTAAATATTCTTTCGATTCTATTTATTCGATATTTATAATATTCCTGGCAGCTCCTCATCTTGGGCATTTGCTTGTCCATCGATTCGAATGGGGTCCCGAATTTTTGGATTTTACTATTCTTTTCCCTTATACATACGGTCCATTATTATTATTGTATATTCAAAATCTAACGACTGAAGGCAGGGATTTTAGGAAAGCGGACCTTCTTCATTTTATTCCTTTTATAATCCTGCTATTTATACTTTTTGCTAAATTATTCATTATCCAAACTGATGATGAATTTTCTCCTCATGATTGGCATAGACCGAGCAGGGGATTTCATCCGAATGGCGGGTTGCTTGTCACTTCTATGCTCGTGTATTCTGTTTGGACATTTTTACTTTTGAATAGGCATAGAAGGAATATGGTAAATCATTTTTCTAATATAGATAGTATTAAGGATTTACGATGGATGTTTTGGAGCCTGGTATTATTCGTACTGTCCACAGGAGTTCATATTTTATTAGAAGGTTTGCTGCTCACAGATCTTCCACCTGAATCCTACCAACCCCGTCTGGTTCGAGGTGCGGCAGTGCTCGCATTCTCCGTTTTTTTCTGCTGGTTCGGCGTGAGGCAAACTGTGGTTTACACTCATAGAGAGTTACATGCGTTTAAAGAAAGAACTTTAAATGAAGAAGAGGAAGTGGAAGAAGATCGTAAAAAATACGAAAAATCAGGACTGAGAGAAGATATGATCCCTGAATATCTTTCTAAGATCCGAAATTATATGGAGTCCGAAAAACCTTATAAAGATTCTGAATTCTCCATTGATCTACTTTCCGAAAATACGGATATTCCTAGATTCTATATCACCCAAATATTAAGTGAAACGTTGGAAACAAATTTCTATAATTTTGTAAACGAGTATCGGATCAAAGAGATCATCTCCGCTTTGGAAAATGTTTCGGAAGAACGTCCTAATTTTTTGAGATTGGCCCTTGAGTATGGGTTCAATTCAAAGTCTACTTTTAACACTTCTTTTAAAAAAGTCACAGGAAAGACACCGACCCAGTACCTGGAAGAAATTTCCAAAGTGGGTTCCGCCTAA
- a CDS encoding SCO family protein — protein sequence MGIRSYSKILFCSLVLFSIFTACTKDPKEEYSEEITDFSVPQKDKLPLYYGKDLQPIWENKNSSKPREISKFIMKDQEDQNVSEGHCKGKITVVSFFFTKCAGICPTITNNLSLVQKEFEADPNIQILSFSATPNLDSPQVLKEYGSKRKIRYEKWKLLTGNQKEIYALARDSFNADTAIPKEDAKKKLTENDFLHSDHVYLLDPQRRLRGIYNGKMKSSIQELNSDIEVLKREL from the coding sequence ATGGGAATACGATCCTATTCTAAAATTTTATTCTGCAGTTTGGTATTGTTTTCTATTTTCACCGCTTGTACTAAAGATCCGAAAGAGGAATATTCGGAAGAGATCACGGACTTCTCCGTTCCACAAAAAGACAAACTTCCTTTGTATTATGGAAAGGATCTGCAACCTATTTGGGAAAATAAAAACTCTTCTAAGCCTAGGGAGATTTCCAAATTTATAATGAAGGATCAGGAGGATCAGAATGTCTCGGAAGGCCATTGTAAGGGAAAAATTACCGTAGTTTCCTTCTTCTTTACTAAATGTGCAGGGATCTGTCCAACGATCACAAATAATTTGAGTTTGGTACAGAAGGAATTTGAGGCAGATCCTAATATCCAAATTTTGTCCTTCTCCGCTACGCCTAATCTGGATTCTCCTCAGGTCCTAAAAGAATACGGATCTAAACGAAAGATCCGTTACGAAAAATGGAAACTTCTCACCGGGAACCAAAAGGAAATTTATGCTTTAGCAAGAGATTCCTTTAATGCAGACACTGCGATCCCGAAAGAGGATGCTAAAAAGAAACTCACTGAAAATGATTTTCTTCATTCGGATCATGTTTATCTTTTAGATCCTCAACGTAGATTACGTGGAATTTATAACGGAAAGATGAAGTCTTCTATCCAAGAATTAAATTCGGATATAGAAGTTTTGAAACGAGAACTTTGA
- a CDS encoding Cys-rich protein: MRLYFLSTLFLFSFIMIGIADCKDPYQQKCQEICGFFTSCVEKQFQATGPMEASQKSFMQIECESGCLREQGYAMPCYESEKTCTGFTRCLMESGLMD, encoded by the coding sequence ATGAGGCTGTACTTTCTTTCGACCTTATTCTTATTTTCTTTTATTATGATCGGGATCGCCGATTGTAAAGATCCTTACCAGCAAAAATGCCAAGAGATCTGCGGATTTTTCACCTCTTGTGTGGAGAAACAATTCCAAGCCACGGGACCCATGGAAGCCTCACAAAAAAGTTTCATGCAGATCGAATGTGAATCCGGATGTTTGAGAGAACAAGGATACGCAATGCCTTGCTATGAGTCTGAAAAAACATGTACCGGATTTACACGCTGCCTCATGGAATCCGGGCTCATGGATTGA
- a CDS encoding toxin-antitoxin system YwqK family antitoxin produces the protein MKFYLLAICFFLVACDPARVASTDPSITRNGRIVFYRGEKFYGLLESKSEELGVFRVTSYKNGLPDGIEKDVHSNGQVLAEREFSAGKKIGTHLGWFPDGKKRFHNEYLEGQFHGSQWEWRNSGSLYSYAKFDHGKVIGKKMWRENGQIYMNFVIYQGRAYGMTGGKLCSQVRGDEDGNTILF, from the coding sequence TTGAAGTTCTATTTACTTGCGATCTGTTTTTTTCTAGTTGCTTGTGATCCTGCTCGGGTTGCAAGTACGGATCCTTCTATTACTCGAAATGGAAGGATCGTTTTTTATAGAGGAGAAAAGTTCTACGGACTTTTGGAATCAAAGTCGGAAGAATTAGGAGTTTTTCGAGTAACTTCCTATAAGAACGGTTTGCCTGATGGGATTGAAAAGGATGTGCATTCAAACGGTCAGGTTTTGGCGGAAAGAGAATTTTCTGCGGGGAAGAAGATCGGAACTCATCTAGGTTGGTTCCCCGACGGTAAAAAACGTTTTCATAATGAATACTTAGAAGGTCAGTTCCATGGTTCCCAATGGGAATGGAGAAATTCAGGGTCATTATATTCTTACGCAAAATTCGATCATGGAAAAGTGATCGGAAAGAAGATGTGGAGAGAGAACGGGCAGATCTATATGAACTTTGTGATCTATCAGGGACGAGCATACGGAATGACCGGTGGGAAATTATGCAGCCAGGTTAGGGGAGATGAAGATGGGAATACGATCCTATTCTAA
- a CDS encoding ArnT family glycosyltransferase, with the protein MNFVQDGKNVPLVKYSIWFLLAVAVLPLFLTFPLDVIDIDSSQYAEIGREMTDSGNWFFIRDNGRRYLDKPILTFWKISSSFTLFGQNNYAFRLPAILMTLLSLWGVFTITKLYSGNSKRAWISVFLYALSPGLYAMVVDPKIDVYVTPYIILVFAFYYLGTKKNPAYYYAMYLAMGLGFITKGPIAVVIPGIGIGGDILFRRDWKRLLGMKLFPGGILALLPPFLWSIPLYLEFNTYGPYFFLWVQSFGRFYIKMYDQKFNPLFFYSNFSWAFGIFILPLVAWIVSNLIGFVKKRGKGLFSNIRKNEWKDQDFVPAFWLFLFLFLISFSKYQLPQYIYWCLPAGAVIGSGFLLKLIESPQGSLSFIGKILVYLTSLGFVFAGILFPILVMDVPVSYYVWVAIYLGIAAIILLYFKTEAVLGTLVVSVSFFFTLVSLYAYPLLVSYQPSKEVGEIIREAEPGKEKFLMFGVPASKRSYAFYSKRITRTLFDPEVLFEALQKDGERMILISEKYLPHFDEFTANRVDLDIFAEYESYKVATPEFGFFLKSKRDSLTTKVYLGKIRFKPGKEAAASNSK; encoded by the coding sequence ATGAATTTCGTTCAGGATGGGAAAAACGTTCCGCTCGTAAAATATTCTATTTGGTTCCTTTTAGCAGTGGCTGTCCTGCCTTTATTTCTGACATTTCCTCTGGATGTGATCGATATTGATTCTTCCCAATACGCAGAGATCGGTAGGGAAATGACCGACAGCGGAAATTGGTTTTTTATCCGAGACAACGGAAGAAGATACTTAGACAAACCGATCCTCACTTTTTGGAAGATCAGTTCTTCTTTTACTCTTTTCGGCCAAAATAATTACGCATTTCGTCTGCCTGCGATCTTAATGACTCTTCTTTCTCTTTGGGGAGTCTTCACGATTACTAAGCTGTATTCAGGAAATAGTAAACGTGCCTGGATCTCCGTTTTTCTATACGCGTTGTCTCCGGGATTGTATGCGATGGTGGTGGATCCTAAGATAGACGTATACGTAACTCCTTATATCATTTTAGTATTCGCATTTTATTATTTAGGAACCAAAAAAAATCCGGCCTATTACTATGCGATGTATTTGGCGATGGGACTTGGCTTTATAACAAAAGGTCCGATCGCAGTCGTAATTCCAGGAATTGGAATTGGCGGGGATATACTTTTTAGAAGAGACTGGAAAAGACTTCTGGGGATGAAACTTTTCCCTGGAGGGATTTTAGCATTACTTCCTCCATTCTTATGGTCTATTCCTTTATATTTGGAATTCAATACTTACGGACCTTATTTCTTTCTTTGGGTCCAATCTTTCGGTCGTTTTTACATCAAGATGTACGACCAAAAGTTCAATCCACTCTTCTTTTACTCCAACTTCTCATGGGCGTTCGGAATATTCATACTGCCTCTTGTCGCCTGGATAGTGTCGAATTTGATCGGATTTGTAAAAAAAAGGGGCAAAGGTCTATTCTCTAATATTCGAAAAAATGAATGGAAGGATCAGGATTTTGTTCCTGCGTTCTGGTTATTCTTATTTTTGTTCTTGATCAGCTTTTCCAAATACCAACTTCCTCAGTACATTTACTGGTGCCTTCCTGCGGGAGCGGTGATCGGTTCCGGATTTTTACTTAAACTGATCGAAAGTCCTCAAGGATCTCTTTCTTTTATAGGTAAAATTTTAGTTTATCTGACTAGTTTGGGATTCGTATTCGCTGGGATCTTATTTCCTATCTTGGTTATGGATGTTCCGGTTTCCTATTATGTTTGGGTGGCGATTTATCTAGGAATTGCAGCAATCATTCTACTGTATTTCAAAACGGAAGCGGTGCTTGGAACCTTGGTGGTATCCGTCTCCTTCTTCTTTACTTTGGTAAGTTTGTATGCGTATCCATTGCTTGTTTCTTACCAACCTTCCAAAGAAGTGGGGGAGATCATACGAGAAGCGGAACCTGGAAAAGAAAAGTTTTTGATGTTCGGAGTTCCTGCCTCTAAAAGATCTTATGCGTTTTATTCTAAACGTATCACTAGGACCTTATTTGATCCGGAAGTTCTTTTCGAAGCTCTACAGAAGGATGGAGAAAGAATGATACTTATCTCCGAAAAATATCTGCCTCATTTTGATGAGTTCACTGCGAATCGAGTGGATCTGGATATTTTTGCTGAATATGAGAGTTATAAGGTGGCAACTCCTGAGTTCGGTTTCTTCTTAAAATCTAAAAGAGATTCTTTGACTACTAAGGTATATTTAGGAAAGATCCGCTTTAAACCTGGAAAAGAGGCGGCAGCTTCGAATTCTAAATAA
- a CDS encoding lysophospholipid acyltransferase family protein, translating to MVRYIIPYIFLYLFYLPFRILPYRACLVYGRFLVCLLYPLAKKHRKIAYDNISYAFPDYSEEKKKELVWKSFLHIGNLLAGTLFAPRLSRKWMDKYLVYDAESLAIEQKTIQEGVGVVLISGHFGTWEILVQFMGIRMKGGGIYKKVRNPFVDKLIHKLRSKNGIKLVSTEESSQVTKMLKQGYWVGFGSDQNAGKVGIFVDFFNRKASTYQGPALMAYLTGAKMLLYSVLCGEGGKVMVRVKDLGFVDKSAFSDREAAIRHYTEVWTKALEEEVKLYPEQYFWVHRRWRTKPGDFPGQI from the coding sequence TTGGTTCGCTATATTATTCCCTATATCTTTTTATATTTATTTTATCTGCCGTTTAGGATTCTACCTTATAGAGCATGTTTAGTCTACGGAAGATTTTTAGTATGTCTTCTTTATCCTCTCGCTAAAAAACATCGTAAGATCGCTTACGATAATATTTCTTACGCGTTTCCCGATTATTCGGAAGAAAAAAAGAAGGAACTCGTATGGAAAAGTTTTCTTCATATAGGTAACCTTCTCGCAGGTACTTTATTTGCTCCTCGTTTAAGCCGCAAGTGGATGGATAAATATCTGGTTTATGATGCAGAGTCTTTGGCAATCGAACAAAAAACGATCCAAGAAGGCGTAGGAGTTGTTCTGATCTCGGGACATTTCGGTACTTGGGAAATTCTTGTGCAGTTCATGGGAATCAGAATGAAGGGAGGAGGGATCTATAAAAAAGTCCGAAACCCTTTCGTGGATAAACTCATTCATAAATTAAGAAGTAAGAATGGAATTAAATTAGTTTCCACAGAAGAATCCAGCCAAGTTACTAAAATGTTAAAACAAGGATACTGGGTGGGATTCGGTTCCGATCAGAATGCAGGTAAGGTCGGGATCTTTGTGGACTTCTTCAATCGAAAAGCTTCTACTTACCAAGGTCCCGCTTTGATGGCATACTTAACCGGCGCAAAAATGTTGCTTTATTCGGTTTTATGCGGAGAAGGTGGAAAGGTTATGGTCCGAGTAAAGGATCTTGGCTTTGTAGATAAATCCGCGTTCTCGGACAGGGAAGCAGCAATTCGTCATTACACTGAAGTTTGGACCAAAGCGTTAGAAGAAGAAGTGAAGCTGTATCCTGAACAATATTTTTGGGTACATAGAAGATGGAGAACCAAACCGGGGGATTTCCCGGGTCAAATTTAG
- the rlmN gene encoding 23S rRNA (adenine(2503)-C(2))-methyltransferase RlmN → MPNTELGENGSGKIPVKGHTLEELTQIISELGEKPFRAKQIYNGLYANRYESWEEFSTIGKDLKEKLKEKFSFSSISVAKHLKSVDGTQKFTFESVPGSGKEFESVWIPSGDGGRKTICISSQIGCTLNCKFCATAKLPYMGNLKAGEIIDQILQVEKIVGDRATNIVFMGMGEPMHNYFNVMRAAKLLHDGEALGMGAKRITISTSGVVNGIRRFIENKEPYNLAISLNHPDPNGRKEIMDIEEKFALPELLDAALEYTKVLKRRITFEYVMIPGVNMSAEDAKKLVKIARRLDCKINVIPLNTEFFGWRRPTDQEIDEFLRHLEPAGVPILNRRSPGKDINGACGMLAAKS, encoded by the coding sequence ATTCCCAATACTGAATTAGGGGAGAATGGATCCGGAAAAATCCCCGTCAAGGGTCATACCTTGGAGGAACTCACTCAGATCATTTCGGAACTGGGTGAAAAACCTTTTAGAGCTAAACAAATTTATAATGGATTGTACGCAAATCGTTACGAGTCCTGGGAAGAATTTTCCACGATCGGTAAGGATCTAAAGGAAAAATTAAAGGAGAAGTTCAGCTTTTCCTCTATCAGCGTTGCTAAACATTTAAAATCAGTAGACGGCACTCAAAAATTCACATTCGAATCCGTTCCTGGAAGCGGAAAAGAATTCGAATCCGTCTGGATCCCTTCCGGTGACGGTGGAAGAAAAACGATCTGTATTTCTTCTCAAATAGGATGCACCTTAAATTGTAAATTCTGTGCCACTGCTAAACTTCCTTATATGGGAAATCTAAAAGCGGGAGAGATCATAGATCAGATCCTCCAAGTGGAAAAGATAGTAGGTGATCGTGCCACAAACATAGTATTTATGGGAATGGGCGAACCTATGCATAATTACTTTAATGTAATGCGTGCAGCAAAACTTCTTCATGATGGAGAAGCTTTAGGAATGGGCGCTAAAAGAATTACCATCTCCACTTCAGGTGTGGTGAACGGTATCCGTAGATTTATAGAAAATAAAGAGCCTTATAATCTTGCAATCTCTCTCAATCATCCCGATCCGAACGGAAGAAAAGAGATTATGGATATAGAAGAGAAGTTCGCACTTCCCGAACTTTTGGACGCCGCCTTAGAATATACCAAAGTCCTAAAACGCAGGATCACATTCGAATATGTGATGATCCCAGGCGTGAATATGAGTGCGGAAGACGCCAAAAAATTGGTGAAGATCGCAAGAAGACTGGATTGTAAAATAAACGTAATCCCTTTGAACACTGAGTTCTTCGGTTGGAGAAGGCCTACCGATCAGGAAATAGATGAGTTTTTGCGCCATCTGGAACCTGCAGGAGTTCCTATCTTGAATAGAAGGTCCCCTGGAAAAGACATCAACGGAGCATGCGGAATGCTCGCCGCAAAAAGTTGA
- a CDS encoding tetratricopeptide repeat protein, protein MQRVLGIFLVVGLILAGFQIFSPDGSVSSNEPEKTNSTVKPEEQEKTETPNAVFFWITATISSFLDQLEKESASRNAPTEVLTDQELNELFQQGLDSYNASEYENAISQYDRYLAVNPKNSSAFYNRGLSKYYLNRYTESETDFNSAYSLDEKDLDALFYRGLSRFGLERKEEGLNDMNKAIRSGLIKSYAFAERSIQLSILGKTKEGLADAKKSVQLEPEYPRAIFALGFANYASGKYRESVDSYSKVLKILPDDSISYFNRGLGYAALKRKVESCKDYKKAWDLGYENAEKEYKDSCK, encoded by the coding sequence ATGCAGAGAGTATTAGGTATTTTCCTGGTGGTTGGTTTGATCCTGGCTGGATTTCAGATCTTTTCTCCGGATGGGTCTGTTTCTTCTAACGAACCTGAAAAAACGAATTCTACGGTAAAACCGGAAGAACAGGAAAAGACTGAAACTCCTAATGCGGTATTTTTTTGGATCACCGCTACTATCAGTTCTTTTCTGGACCAATTAGAAAAAGAATCAGCAAGCCGTAATGCTCCTACCGAAGTTCTTACTGACCAAGAATTGAACGAACTATTCCAACAAGGTTTAGATTCTTATAATGCATCCGAATACGAAAATGCGATCTCCCAATATGATCGTTATCTCGCAGTGAATCCTAAAAATTCTTCCGCATTCTATAATCGTGGTTTAAGTAAATATTATCTGAATCGATACACCGAGTCTGAAACCGATTTTAATTCCGCGTATTCTCTGGACGAAAAGGATCTGGATGCGTTATTTTATAGAGGGTTAAGTCGTTTCGGTCTGGAAAGAAAGGAAGAAGGTTTAAACGACATGAATAAGGCCATCCGTTCCGGTCTGATAAAGTCGTACGCATTTGCGGAAAGGTCCATCCAATTGAGTATATTAGGAAAAACGAAAGAAGGTCTGGCGGACGCTAAAAAATCAGTACAATTAGAACCAGAATATCCTAGAGCGATCTTTGCCTTAGGGTTTGCAAATTACGCTTCCGGAAAATACAGAGAGAGCGTGGATTCTTATTCCAAAGTTTTGAAAATTCTGCCGGACGATTCGATCTCATATTTCAACCGTGGATTGGGTTACGCTGCCTTAAAAAGAAAAGTCGAGTCCTGCAAGGATTATAAAAAGGCCTGGGACTTGGGATATGAAAACGCAGAAAAAGAATATAAGGATTCCTGCAAGTGA
- a CDS encoding type II toxin-antitoxin system VapC family toxin, producing the protein MNYLLDTHAILWVLFQPENLSYKVESEILNHRNRIFISSISLWEISLKFSLRKIDLQGITPEQLPRKIREAGFEFIGDSPEIFANYFKLPTGKHADPFDRFLVWQAVSFNFVFITKDRYLKEYNPLGLRLFW; encoded by the coding sequence GTGAATTATCTATTAGATACACATGCGATCTTATGGGTATTATTTCAGCCGGAGAATTTATCCTATAAAGTAGAATCAGAAATTCTAAACCACAGGAATCGGATCTTTATTAGTAGTATTTCTTTGTGGGAAATTTCCCTGAAATTTTCTTTAAGAAAGATAGACTTGCAGGGGATAACACCCGAGCAATTGCCTAGGAAGATTAGAGAAGCCGGGTTCGAATTTATAGGAGATTCTCCTGAAATATTTGCGAATTATTTTAAGCTGCCGACTGGAAAACATGCCGATCCGTTTGATCGATTTTTAGTCTGGCAGGCAGTAAGTTTCAATTTTGTGTTCATTACGAAAGATAGATATTTAAAGGAATATAATCCTCTGGGTTTAAGATTGTTTTGGTAA